Within Lolium rigidum isolate FL_2022 chromosome 5, APGP_CSIRO_Lrig_0.1, whole genome shotgun sequence, the genomic segment caatgcgggcatgaacccactatcgagcataaatactccctcttggagttactagcaaaaacttggccgagcctctactaataacggagagcatgcaagatcataaacaacacatatgtaataacttgataattaacataacatggtattctctatccatcggatcccgacaaacacaacatagagtattacggatagatgatcttgatcatgttaggcagctcacaagatccaacaatgaagcacaatgaggagaagacaaccatctagctactgctatggacccatagtccgggggtgaactactcactcatcactccggaggcgaccatggcggtgtagagtcctccgggagatgaatcccctctccggcggggtgcgggaggagatctccagaatcccccgagatgggattggcggcggcggcgtctgcggaaggttttccgtatcgtggttcttcgcatcgggggtttcgcgacggaggctttaagtaggcggaagggcaacgtggggggccacacgggggcccacaccacaggttggcgcggccaagggctgggccgcgccgccctatggtggcggcccctcgtggccccacttcgactcctcttcggtcttctggaagcttcgtggcaaaataggaccctgggtcttgatttcgtccaattccgagaatatttcgttactaggatttactgaaaccaaaaacagcgagaaaacgacaagcggctcttcggcatcttgttaataggttagttccgagaaaatgcacgaatatgacataaagtgtgcataaaacatgtaggtatcatcaataatatggcatggatcataagaaattatcgatacgttggagacgtatcggatatctttgacctcttcctccctgagttcgataaaccttgggtgatccacttaagggaaacttgctgctgttctacaaacctctgctcttggaggcccaacactgtctacaagaatagaagcacccgtagacatcagttatcCTCTGCCAAAGAGTTGAGCTGAAGAGGAAACATGAAAAGAGTTAGAACATTTTCAATTGTGAGAAGCGAAAAAGACTAAGTGCAAAACGTACCGGAGGGCATTTGTTGTTGATGGAGATGTCTCTAAAGATTTCCGGGACTTCCTGGCCTCGGCCGATCTTCACAAGCGTCCGGATCCTCCTGTTAAGAGAGTCTGTCGGCAAGTTGTCGCGGGTCACCCGTAGCTCGTCTTCAACCCCGGAATACTCGCAGATCAGCTTCTTGTTGTATTTAAGTGGCGGGATCCGGCAGGTGAACCAGCTCAGAGTTAGGTCCATTCCGGTTAGACCGTCGTGGACCAACCAGGAGATTCTCCAGGCAGCTTTGTCCATTTCTAGAAACTGGGCAAGCGCGGGGATAAAGCTCCAGCTGGCTAGTTCCTCCGGAGGGTTATTGGCGAAAGAGGGAAGCCCGTCGTGGACATCCGGAACAACGATGTTCTTCAAATAGAACCACCCGACGTTCCAGTACCGGGCGGACTCATGAGAAGGCGGAGACGGATACATGCGCTGCGGGCGGAGCACGAATGTCATGCTTCCACAGTTGACCATGGCTTTGTCCTTGGTCTCCTTCTTGACACGGTAGAAGAATTGCCAGAGGAGAACGTCGGGGTGAATTCCGATGTGCCCCTCGTAGAGTGTCACGAAGTTGGAAAGGAGAATATacgagtttgggcagatgttatGAGGCTGGAGGCCATAAGTGTTGAGCACTAATAGATAGAACTCGGAAGGGGGAAGTGAAAGGCCGCGCTCCACCCAGGCTTTGGTGAAGACGCGTTCGTCAGGACCTGGAGCCAGAACGCTGGAATCCCTTTGGAAGCTCCATGAACCCGGAGCGATGAATCCATCTTTCTCAAGAGCCCTGAGCTCCGAGTCAGTAACCTCActaggccaccattgacccttcTCACCTTCGTGAGTTCGTACCTTCGAAGCTTTCCTTTTCTCTGACTCTTGTACCTTAGCGGCCATTCTAGCTTGTCCTTCAATTTCTTCCTGGAGTTTCGCTAGTGTTGGGATCCGGTTGAGGTAATTGCAGGAAGATGAGGAAAATGGTTGAGCTAATCTGAGGTCAGAAATATTGGGTAGAAGGAACGCTATGGGCTCAATGAACTTTGGCTCTGTGGAGTTTGGTTCTGGGCTATTCGGAGAGCTATCGGTATACTTAGGTGAGCTAGTGGACATGTTTCCGGCTGCATGCATGTGGTAAAATGGATTGATTATCCGGAACTAAATTAGCTAGCTAGTTTGTCTTCTACGAGTCCGGTGGACTTACCAGCAATGGCGTAGCGGTTCCCCGTGGTGCCGGCGAGGTCGAGGTCATCGGACTTGGCGCGCAGGGCTTCGGCTGACCACGAATCGGCAGCGGACGAAGTTTCCCGAACAACCGTGCGTAGCTCGGGTCAAGAACGGCCTTGGAGCGGCGGCAGATGAAGTTTGCCAGGGAAAAAGTTCGCCGGAGAtgagatctgtcgggcggcgctggcgcgaggTAGGAGATGAAGTGTgagtgcggtgaaagaatgaaacTTACCGAACGCGAGGGGTATTTATAGACTctgcgcggagattcgtgagccggatccaatggtgggaacggaacggtcgcgccgttggatgaccgccacgtgtcttaggtcaaagcgGTGAAATCGATGCAGCGGTGACCTAACTGCGCATCAccaaaatttccggctaaagattcacatctccgaaaatttagcgcgggaaaagaggaagGAGCGCGAAAAATCTGCTAAATGACCGTTACAGAAGAACAAATGATTTCCGGTTGAATGAAGTCGGAAACAatgaagttttggaagctcttcaagattctcttcggatccgggtaaatgaagtcggaggaatgatgaatctcaaagaacttcgggggctactgttgtggatatactttatgggtgtatcaacaacgtggcctagatccggcaagcccgggtggcccatagacggtgatggtggcatgtggcccatcgggtagcccagttgttgtagatcaagatggatgaagtccagcccaggtaacaggagccggatcttaaccgCCCTATGAAGATAGTCGGATCTGTGAAggtccatgaagtatccggatccaatacggcgcataaggaaaggtggatccttgacgtgcacgacaatgcaatattccgtagttaggcatcttgtattccggctaggactctccatgtaaccctagatctgggcgtctttataagccagatcctggaagccctagaggcacaatcacaaccacaactcattgtaacaatgcgaaagcgcccagataattccagacaagcagcagtaggccctgtcatcgtgcaggtgtttcgaagatgggtaaatcgcgtaccacaccATCTCGAGGACTCTCcacccgatggcccctacttcttcttccctccatgaggacccctcctctggagtaccgtcgaataggcaacgacacacaccgagcgccacgaaggcgccttaccttattctccggtgaccctcgccataaaggcctaggtcacggttccactaagggatttccttcgaggcagaaaccgggccttacacaaaggttggggcacacatccacaacttaattggaggctcccaacaaatctccACAAAGGaatcaaatccgtctagggtaccaagaacccaagagtaacaactttcttgctttcacttccacaaatcaccgtggagaactcaaacagatgcaccaaatgcaatggcaagaacaccacaaagatgctcaagtccttctctctcaaatttcaacaaagctacaaaatctattgggggaataagagaggaagaacaaataggaggaggaacaccaaatttctccaagatcttgatctagtggattcccctcacggagagaggatttgattggtgaagatatagatctagatctcctctatcttctctcaaatagatgcaagattcatgggagggagagggagatagaaagctcaaagaaggtcaacaatgggggcaaaaacgagctccAACGGATAGGAaacattggggaagaagacccccttaaatagggcaagataAATCTGcacgttatgcacaaaactcgtcaaaaccgaaacttccggtcatttggggcggtactaccgccccccggtagtaccggccaacttCCAGGTGAAGTAGGGCGCCCCCGAGAAGTATACAATATACTTTCCGCGTGCAGAATCGACATTTCCgaaagttcaccggaagtagggcggaagtaccggccaccggaacttccggccaaaaaactGTTTCACGAAAACTTCAAGAACTTTCATGAACTTTAAGGAACATTTGCTGCATTATGGGGTTAAGGTTAACAAACCTAGCCTCCAACATTTGAACTAGATAGGCTGTagcagtttcataattaggagcaagttctactaagGATCTATACTCAATACCTTTGTGCTTACTAATATGATTAAAGAATTCTTTaatgttatctctcccaattatagaaccatTACCTATTGATATGTCTTTCGGAACGTACTTAGGGATCAACATAATGAgctaaaaagtaaagaaaaaaaataacaactataatagaaactatttatTTGTGTGTTTCcgatataaagaagcaaacaaaaataaaataaagtaaattaagcaaaaaaataacaaagtaaagagattggagatgagatactccacttgcagaaatcctctttcttccCGGCAGCGGCGTCAGAAAAGTAggttgatgagcgcagattgcacaccattggggaaccccaagaggaaggtatgatgagcataacAACAAGTtttttctcagtaagaaaccaatgcgaCAAGTAGgtgaaagacgtgacttctgaaggtgttgctagctgaatattggcagggcgcactaccggtgtcagcaacaacgtggaacctgcacacaacacaaccaaaatacttttccccaacgttacagtgaggttatcaatctcaccggttttgctgaaaacaaagaattaaatgtatagtgtggaaagagatgtttgcttgcagtggaatgaaaagagaacagtgcttgcagtaagtaaacatagcagtatgattttatcagtgtaaaggaaaggaccgggatccacagttcactagacaccaaaataaatagcatgttgggtgaacaaattacagctgggcaattgacagaataaagaccatacattgcaagatgattactatgagattcatttgggcattacaacataatacatagaccgtaatccaactacgtctatgactaataatctacctttcggttagcatccgcaccactttcagtattaagttgcgagcaacagattatcgcactaaggaatgtgtgtaaagtaaacaatagagttatccttagataaaacattgttgttttcgccctagtagcaacaacacatctacaatcttagaagttattgtcactcttccagaaaactagaggcatgaatccactatcgagcatgaatACTCCCTCTGGGAGTCACAGTCACATACTTGGCCAAaaaatctactagcaacggaaagcatgcaagatcacaaataacatatgacatgaatataatcaatatcaaccatagtattcaatattcatcggatcctagcaaacgcaacatgtagcattacataaagatgatcttgatcatgataggcagctcacaagatctaaacatgaggcacaaattggagaagacaaccatctagctactgctatggacccatagttcagggatgaactactcacgcatcacttcggaggtgggcatggcgatgtagaggcctccgatgatgatctctctctccggcagagtgccaggaagagcttcagaaccctcccgagatagggtctgcaatggcggccacaacagaacttttcgtggatggaggcttgggtgttcagggttttcgcagatcgtgaataaatagacggaagggcgaggtcggtggaggccaggggcccacacctgcgcctaggggtggtctggccgccctgtggcctttcttcgtctccccttcggactctgtcttcgttatggTAAAATAGGCACTtcaacttttgtttcgtccaattccaagaatatttcctgtacaacttttctgaaaccaaaaactgcagaaaacaggaaaatgacactgtgacatcttgccaataagttagtgccggaaaatgtataaaagtgcgacaaaatgtaaataaaacatagtggaattggtgtaaaacaaacatggagcatcaaaaattatactccctccgtccataaatagatgccaaagatttgtgcaaattcagatgtatctatacactaaatcgtggctagatacattcaaatttagacaaacttttagcatctatttatggacagaggtagtagatacgtttgagacgtatcacatggctGAAGAGCGATGtttcccaaacgcggcacgaagaaaaaacattttcaaacgctcgatccggttgATGTTTGGGGttgcggctagagatgctctcagGATTCCCCAGAATCGTTTATACTAGAAGAGAACTGAAAGGCCGTTTAGGGCCCGGGGCCAGATCAGGCTTCATACCTGCAAGACCTCGTCAAGCTCCTCATAGTCAGGGTGAAGGTGAGCTCCAGCGACGTTCTCCGCCTCCGAAACCTTTTCTCCCACATCCTAGAGGTTCGACTCCAGTGGCATTTATTAATTATTTTATTGAAGTTGGGCTTTTTTTAGCCTTCCATTTGATCTCGGCGTGGTAGATTAGAAGTGCTTCGTACACGACCAGACGCATAAAGATTGAAGAGTAGAGAGAGGACGACGAAGATCCGGTCAGTAAAAGTTCAATTGTTGGCAAATTGATAAACTGTTGACTGATAGCTAGCAATTTTGTAAAAAACATTGATTAGGCGTGCACACGTACAGTACGTGGCAAGTGGTACCATGCCACCGTGCAATATATAACACGAAAGGTGACTGCTATGTCTAGCTAGCTGCATGCTGATCACAAGATGGCGGCAGCGCAAAAAATTGTCTTCTCCAACTTCCTCTCGCTTCTCTTccatggcagcggcggcggtgccCCGCCGGCGGCATTGCCTCCACACTCATCTGAAAAAGTGTGCATACACAGGCGTGCACCTGACGCGGCGCGGCTCGCCGAGGCGACCGCGTTGGTCGTCGACGTCGAGGGCGGCTTGCTCCTGTCGCACTCCCTCTTCCCATACTTCATGCTGGTGGCCGTCGAAGCCGGCGGATTCTTCCGAGGCCTCATACTTCTCCTTCTCTACCCTGCGATAGCCTGCGCCGGCGCCATCGGTGGAGGTGACGTGGCCGTGCGGGCTATGGCCTTCGTCGCCTTCTGCGGGCTCAGCGCCGCGCGGTTCCGCGCCGGCCGCGCCGTGCTGCCACGGTGGCTCCTGGAGGACGTCGGGCTCGAGGCGTTCGACGCCTTGCGGCGGAGGCCGTTTGGTGCTGCCGGTAAGAGGGCGGTGGTGGTGTGGGCCAGCAGGATGCCGAGGGTGATGGTGGAGCCATTCTTGAAAGAGTACCTGATAGCTGACGCCGCTGACGTCGTCGCGGCGAGGGAGATGAAGGTGCTGTGGGGATTCTACACCGGCCTCATGGAGGAAGGCGACGGAGAAGCGGCGTCGAAGGCGAGGAAGAAGCTCATCGAAGAGGAGGGCGCCTTCGTCGGCGACGATGTCGTGGGTATCTCCGGAGGATCCATGGAATTCCTTGGACACACTCTGTCTTCCTCGTGCAAGGAGGTGTACGTGGTGAGCGCCGAGGAGAAGAGCAAGTGGCGGCCGTTGCCGCGGCGCGAGTACCCGAGGCCCCTCGTCTTCCACGACGGCCGCCTCGCCTTTCTCCCGACGCCGCTCGCCACCATCGCGATGTTCGTCTGGCTCCCCTACGGCGCCGCGCTCGCCGTGGCTCGCCTCACCGTCGCCATGGTGCTCCCCTACCGCTACGCCACGCTGATCCTCGCCGCCACGGGCCAGTCGTGGCGCCTCCGAGGATCGCCGCCTCCATCATCGCGCTCGCCGTCGCGCGGGCAGCTGTACGTGTGCAACCACCGCACGCTGATCGACCCCGTGTACGTCTCCATCGGGCTGGACCGCCCCGTGCGCGCCGTGTCCTATAGCCTGAGCCGCCTCTCGGAGATCCTCTCCCCCATCGGCCGCACCGTCCACCTCGTCAGGAACCGCGCCCACGACGGCGCCGCCATGGCGCGCCTCCTGGACGGCGGCGCGCATGTCGTCGTCTGCCCGGAGGGCACCACCTGCCGCGAGCCGTACCTGCTCCGCTTCAGCCCGTTGTTCACCGAGCTCAGCGGCGACGGTGTCGTTCCCGTGGCGCTCGCCGTCGAGACGGCCATGTTCCATGCCACCACTGCCGGCGGCTGGAAGTCCATGGACCCGCTCTACTACATGGCCAACCCCAGGATGTGCTACACGCTGGAGTTTCTCGACATAGTCGACACGGCGCCCGTCGGGAACGGCGTGGCGGCGAGCACCGACGTGGCCAACCGCGTgcagcggatgatggcggcggcgctcgggtaTGAGTGCACCATGCTCACGAGGAAGGACAAGTATCTCATGCTCGCCGGCAACGACG encodes:
- the LOC124651367 gene encoding probable glycerol-3-phosphate acyltransferase 3 — protein: MAAAQKIVFSNFLSLLFHGSGGGAPPAALPPHSSEKVCIHRRAPDAARLAEATALVVDVEGGLLLSHSLFPYFMLVAVEAGGFFRGLILLLLYPAIACAGAIGGGDVAVRAMAFVAFCGLSAARFRAGRAVLPRWLLEDVGLEAFDALRRRPFGAAGKRAVVVWASRMPRVMVEPFLKEYLIADAADVVAAREMKVLWGFYTGLMEEGDGEAASKARKKLIEEEGAFVGDDVVGISGGSMEFLGHTLSSSCKEVYVVSAEEKSKWRPLPRREYPRPLVFHDGRLAFLPTPLATIAMFVWLPYGAALAVARLTVAMVLPYRYATLILAATGQSWRLRGSPPPSSRSPSRGQLYVCNHRTLIDPVYVSIGLDRPVRAVSYSLSRLSEILSPIGRTVHLVRNRAHDGAAMARLLDGGAHVVVCPEGTTCREPYLLRFSPLFTELSGDGVVPVALAVETAMFHATTAGGWKSMDPLYYMANPRMCYTLEFLDIVDTAPVGNGVAASTDVANRVQRMMAAALGYECTMLTRKDKYLMLAGNDGLVGAKGPTCQ